The Polaribacter sp. Q13 sequence GAAAAGGTTTTAAACTAGCACCATACGATTGGAATCTTTATGCAGAAAAAGTACGTAAATCTAAGTACAATTTAAATGAAGACGAGGTAAAACCTTATTTTGAAATGACCAACGTTTTAGAAAAAGGGGTGTTTTATGCTGCTACAAAATTATACGGAATTACCTTTAAAAAACGTACAGATATACCAACGTATCACCCAGATGTTGTGGTGTATGAATTGTTTGAGGAGGATGGTTCTAAATTAGGATTATTCTTTGGAGATTATTTTGCAAGAGATAGCAAACGTGGTGGTGCGTGGATGAGTAGTTTTGTAAAACAATCTAAATTACGCAATCAGAAACCCGTTATTTATAATGTGTGTAATACTCCAAAACCAGCTGATGGAGAACCAGTTTTAATTAGTTTTGATGAGGTAGAAACTATGTTTCATGAATTTGGACATGCATTACACGGATTTTTTGGGAATCAAAAATATGCATCAATTTCTGGTACAAGTACCGCAAGAGATTTTGTAGAATTTCCTTCTCAGTTTAATGAAAATTGGGCTACGCATCCAGAAATTTTAAATAATTATGCCATACATTACAAAACAGGAAAAGTAATTCCGGCAGCATTATTGCAAAAAATTAAAGATGCTGGTACTTTTAATCAAGGATATTCTATGATAGAAAACTTATGTTCTTCTAGTTTAGATATGAAATGGCATACAATTTCTGCAAATGAGAATATTGAAGATGTTGCTAAGTTTGAAAAGGAAGCTTTAAAAAGTATGAAATTAAATATTGATGAAATTCCACCAAGATATCGTTCAACTTATTTTGCACACATTTTTAGTGGTGGTTACGCAGCAGGTTACTATTCTTATTTATGGACAGAAATGTTGAGTCATGATGCGTACGATTGGTTTAAATATAATGGATTGTTAACTCGTGCAAACGGACAAAAATTCCGTGATCAAGTTTTATCAAAAGGAAATACTATGGATTATGCAGAAATGTATAAAACCTTTGCAGGTAGAGACCCGGAAGCAGCACCAATGTTAGAAGCTAGAGGATTAAAATAGTAGATTAAATGAAATATATTATAAAAGTTGTAGCCGTAGTTTGTATTCTTTTTTTAGCATGTAAAAATAATGCTCCGGTAGATGTTACAGGAGTTTATGTAGGCGAATTTCCTTGTGCAGATTGTGTTGGAATCGATAATAAAATGACTTTGAATACCGATAGTACTTTTGTGTTAGAAAGTGTGTATAAAGGTAAAGGGGAAGGAAATGTTTTTAAAAAAACAGGAAATTATTCTATTGAAAATGGAATAGTGATTTTAGCGTTGGAAACGAGTCCTTTTAAATATGCAATTGGTGATAATTATATTGAATTGTTAGATATTGATGGTCATAAAATTGAAAGCGAGTTAAATTATAAGCTAATAAAACAAGAATAAGTTTAGATGACAGAGACTTATTTTGATAGCGAAGAGTTCACTAAAATTGATTTCACTAAAACGAAAATCAACAAAGGAGAATATGATAATTGCACTTTTTTAGATTGTAATTTCGAAAATGTGCATGCATCAAATATTCAGTTTGTAGAGTGCGAATTTATAGATTGTAATTTTAGCAATGCCATTGTAAAAGATACTGCTTTTAAAGAGGTGAGTTTTATCAATTGTAAAATGATAGGAATTAAATTTAATGAATGTGATGCCTTTTTACTGCAATTTAGTTTTAAAGACTGTCAATTAAGTTTTTCTTCTTTTTATCAATTAAAAATTCCGAAAACAAAATTTATCAATTGTAATTTGCAAGAAGTAGATTTTACAGAAACGGTTTTAATAAGTTCGCTTTTTGATAATTGTGATTTGAAAAGTGCCATTTTTGATAGAACTAATCTTGAAAAGTCAGATTTTAAGACTGCTTTTAATTTTAATATCAATCCAGAAGAAAAT is a genomic window containing:
- a CDS encoding M3 family metallopeptidase; this translates as MKKYITIAASLMLVISCNTKEAKKENTMDISKNPLLVKSTLEYGTPDFTKIKAKHFLPAILEGMKIQNEAIAKITENTAAPTFENTILALEESSKKLDDVTAVFYGLAGANTNDTIKENQKELAPKFSKHSDDILLNTKLFAKVKAVYDNLSEANLDAESKHLVGEYFKNFSKAGANLSEEKKEQLKEINSEIASLSNDFGKKLLDASKKGGIVITDKSKLKGFSDEKIASLEKDGKYEIQLINTTQQPSLQTLENREVRKELFEKSIHRADAGEYDTSDLVLKMTKLRAKKAQILGFDNYASWSLQGTMAATPDKVFKMFKNLIPGSLDKAASEIKEIQAEINKEGKGFKLAPYDWNLYAEKVRKSKYNLNEDEVKPYFEMTNVLEKGVFYAATKLYGITFKKRTDIPTYHPDVVVYELFEEDGSKLGLFFGDYFARDSKRGGAWMSSFVKQSKLRNQKPVIYNVCNTPKPADGEPVLISFDEVETMFHEFGHALHGFFGNQKYASISGTSTARDFVEFPSQFNENWATHPEILNNYAIHYKTGKVIPAALLQKIKDAGTFNQGYSMIENLCSSSLDMKWHTISANENIEDVAKFEKEALKSMKLNIDEIPPRYRSTYFAHIFSGGYAAGYYSYLWTEMLSHDAYDWFKYNGLLTRANGQKFRDQVLSKGNTMDYAEMYKTFAGRDPEAAPMLEARGLK
- a CDS encoding copper resistance protein NlpE encodes the protein MKYIIKVVAVVCILFLACKNNAPVDVTGVYVGEFPCADCVGIDNKMTLNTDSTFVLESVYKGKGEGNVFKKTGNYSIENGIVILALETSPFKYAIGDNYIELLDIDGHKIESELNYKLIKQE
- a CDS encoding pentapeptide repeat-containing protein, with product MTETYFDSEEFTKIDFTKTKINKGEYDNCTFLDCNFENVHASNIQFVECEFIDCNFSNAIVKDTAFKEVSFINCKMIGIKFNECDAFLLQFSFKDCQLSFSSFYQLKIPKTKFINCNLQEVDFTETVLISSLFDNCDLKSAIFDRTNLEKSDFKTAFNFNINPEENSLKGAKFSKENILGLLSEYKIVVE